One Schistocerca nitens isolate TAMUIC-IGC-003100 chromosome 1, iqSchNite1.1, whole genome shotgun sequence DNA segment encodes these proteins:
- the LOC126260676 gene encoding uncharacterized protein LOC126260676 has protein sequence MVVWFSWKTISVNQRLAVTLRFLATGDSFQSLAYLFRISKQAISQIVPDVCGALVEVLEDYVKIPATENDWSETACLFSQILQFPRCVGAIDGKHIVLQCPVGSGSQYYNYKGSFSIVLLAVVDASYNSLYADIGCQGRISDGDILTTSLDESFNQLKSHYDYFDFLHDIGELKNAPPDNLDTK, from the exons GAAAACTATTTCAGTCAACCAAAGGCTTGCAGTTACTCTTCGTTTCCTGGCAACAGGAGATTCATTTCAGAGCCTTGCGTATTTATTTCGCATTTCGAAACAAGCAATATCTCAAATAGTACCTGACGTATGTGGAGCTCTGGTGGAAGTACTGGAGGATTATGTaaag ATACCTGCGACTGAAAACGACTGGAGTGAAACAGCATGTTTATTCTCACAGATTCTTCAGTTCCCCCGTTGTGTCGGAGCAATTGACGGGAAACATATTGTGCTACAGTGCCCTGTTGGTAGTGGAAGTCAATATTATAATTATAAAGGTTCATTCAGCATTGTGCTGCTCGCTGTCGTAGATGCCAGCTACAACTCTTTGTACGCAGATATTGGCTGCCAAGGCAGAATATCAGATGGTG ATATACTAACCACATCTTTGGATGAGAGCttcaatcaactgaaatctcattATGACTATTTTGATTTTCTCCATGACATCGGCGAGCTGAAGAATGCACCTCCTGACAACTTGGACACAAAGTGA